A region of Paenibacillus thiaminolyticus DNA encodes the following proteins:
- a CDS encoding dihydroxyacetone kinase subunit DhaK — protein MKKLINAPNDVVEEMIAGFAAAHPQHVRRLPEHNRSLVTAKDTAEGKVGILIGGGAGHEPAFMGYVGAGMADGVAVGNIFASPPPDPILEATKAIDKGEGVVFIYGNYAGDVMNFGMAAELAALDYGIPVGVVIVTDDVASAPAEERDNRRGIAGEFLVTKVAGAAAAQGYSLSEVVRVSNKANARTRSMGVGLTPCSLPQTGQPSFELEADEMEIGLGHHGEPGIEKGPLQTADRVAERLVHDILADMPLEPGSRTAVLVNGLGSTTRMELYIVFRRVEQLMSDRGIIIHRSYVGEYSTSLEMGGCSVTVLHLDDELEELIDYPADCPMYVQK, from the coding sequence TTGAAGAAATTGATTAATGCTCCGAATGATGTCGTGGAGGAAATGATAGCAGGCTTCGCAGCGGCTCATCCGCAACATGTTCGACGGCTTCCGGAACATAATCGTTCGCTCGTCACGGCGAAGGATACCGCGGAAGGCAAGGTTGGCATACTCATTGGCGGGGGAGCCGGCCATGAACCTGCATTCATGGGCTATGTTGGGGCCGGGATGGCGGATGGCGTGGCGGTAGGCAATATTTTTGCTTCTCCGCCGCCCGATCCGATTCTGGAGGCGACCAAGGCGATTGATAAAGGTGAAGGGGTCGTATTTATTTACGGGAACTATGCGGGCGATGTGATGAACTTCGGCATGGCGGCGGAATTGGCCGCCCTCGATTACGGTATTCCGGTGGGGGTGGTGATCGTAACGGATGATGTCGCCTCCGCCCCGGCGGAAGAACGCGATAATCGCCGCGGCATTGCGGGGGAGTTCTTGGTGACGAAGGTGGCAGGGGCTGCTGCGGCACAAGGATATTCATTGAGTGAAGTCGTCCGCGTGTCGAATAAGGCGAATGCACGGACTCGAAGCATGGGAGTGGGTCTGACTCCGTGTTCCTTGCCCCAGACGGGACAGCCCAGCTTCGAGCTGGAAGCGGATGAGATGGAGATTGGCCTTGGCCATCACGGGGAACCGGGAATCGAGAAAGGGCCGCTGCAGACGGCCGATCGGGTAGCTGAACGTCTCGTGCATGATATTTTGGCGGATATGCCGCTCGAGCCAGGATCCCGGACTGCCGTTCTTGTGAATGGACTTGGTTCAACGACGCGAATGGAGTTGTATATTGTGTTCCGGAGAGTCGAGCAATTGATGTCGGACAGAGGAATTATCATTCATCGTTCTTACGTAGGCGAGTACAGCACATCTCTGGAGATGGGAGGGTGTTCGGTTACCGTGTTGCATCTGGATGATGAGCTGGAAGAGTTGATCGATTACCCTGCCGACTGCCCCATGTATGTGCAGAAGTGA
- a CDS encoding MDR/zinc-dependent alcohol dehydrogenase-like family protein — MTNEWVQTLEGKAIIPKTMRAIVAYAPGDYRLEEVPVPEIGEGEILLKVEGCGICAGDLKAFEGAPSFWGDETQPAYIKAPMIPGHEFIGHVAALGPGVEGFAIGNRVISEQIVPCWKCRFCNRGQYWMCEKHDLYGFQNNVNGGMAEYMKLPKEAINYKVPANLPLEKAILIEPFACSYHAVQRAQIQLGDIVVLAGAGTLGLGMIGAIKQSGPGKLIVLDLFEERLRLAKQFGADLVLNPSKDDVAYIVKELTGGYGCDIYIEATGAQKSVEQGLALIRKLGRFVEFSVFTDPVTVDWSIISDRKELDVLGSHLGPYCYEPVIKGIASGELPTEGIVTHQLPLDQFKRGFQLVKSGSQSLKVVLIP; from the coding sequence ATGACGAACGAATGGGTTCAGACGTTGGAAGGGAAAGCCATCATTCCGAAGACCATGAGAGCCATTGTCGCTTATGCGCCTGGCGATTATCGGCTGGAAGAAGTGCCGGTTCCCGAGATCGGAGAAGGCGAGATTCTGCTCAAAGTAGAAGGCTGCGGGATATGCGCGGGGGATCTGAAGGCATTTGAAGGGGCTCCGAGCTTCTGGGGGGACGAGACTCAGCCCGCTTACATCAAAGCGCCGATGATACCAGGGCATGAATTCATTGGCCATGTGGCAGCGCTTGGACCCGGGGTAGAGGGGTTCGCCATTGGCAACAGAGTCATATCCGAACAGATCGTGCCTTGCTGGAAGTGCCGCTTCTGTAATCGGGGGCAGTATTGGATGTGCGAGAAGCATGACTTGTACGGCTTCCAGAACAATGTGAATGGCGGCATGGCCGAATATATGAAGCTCCCGAAGGAAGCGATCAATTACAAGGTGCCTGCCAATCTTCCTTTGGAGAAGGCGATTCTGATCGAACCTTTTGCCTGCTCGTACCATGCGGTGCAGCGCGCACAGATTCAGTTGGGGGATATCGTCGTGTTGGCCGGAGCCGGAACGCTTGGGTTAGGAATGATCGGCGCGATTAAGCAATCGGGTCCGGGGAAGCTGATCGTTCTTGATTTGTTCGAGGAGCGGCTGCGATTGGCCAAGCAGTTCGGGGCCGATCTCGTGTTGAATCCGAGCAAGGACGATGTTGCGTACATCGTTAAGGAACTGACCGGCGGGTATGGCTGTGATATCTATATTGAAGCGACCGGCGCCCAAAAGTCGGTAGAGCAAGGGCTTGCCCTGATTCGCAAGCTTGGCCGCTTCGTGGAATTCAGCGTGTTCACTGACCCCGTAACCGTAGATTGGAGCATTATCAGCGATCGCAAAGAACTGGATGTGCTCGGTTCGCATCTGGGGCCGTACTGCTACGAGCCTGTCATTAAGGGCATTGCCAGCGGGGAGCTTCCCACGGAGGGCATCGTCACGCATCAACTGCCGCTGGACCAGTTCAAGCGCGGATTCCAGCTGGTGAAGAGCGGATCACAATCGTTGAAAGTCGTACTTATCCCCTAG
- the tkt gene encoding transketolase yields MRQRGIDIDERCVNTIRTISIDAIEKAGSGHPGMPMGAAPMAYTLWSRFMSVSPANPGWWNRDRFILSAGHGSMLLYSMLHLFGYDLSLEEVRQFRQWGSRTPGHPEYGHTPGVEATTGPLGQGIAMAVGMAMTERHLAAVYNRDGFPVIEHDTYSICGDGDLMEGVAAEAASLAGHLKLGRLIVMYDSNDISLDGELSKSFTEDVAARFRACGWQVIRVDDGNDLEAIAQALAEARANAEQPSLIEVKTVIGYGSPNKGGKSDAHGAPLGPDEVRLVKQQYDWPADAEFYIPEEVKAHFLELQLKGERAERQWNELFVRYANAYPSLAAQLQLAMDGDLPPEWDSLVPVYRAGEDKLATRASGSETLQALASRVPQLLGGSADLASSNKTLLQGEADFSPTDYSGRNIWFGVREFAMGAALNGMALHGGVKVFGATFFVFSDYLRPAIRLSALMKLPVVYVFTHDSIAVGEDGPTHEPIEHLASLRAMPDLSVYRPADGNETAAAWKLALSSKNRPSVLVLTRQELPTVVDQATADEGVRRGAYIVAQAAGEPHGLLLASGSEVSLALDARKALAARGWQVAVVSMPSWDRFEQQPDDYKETVLPAQVTARLAIEMGSSLGWSRYTGLEGSVLAIDRFGASAPAGRLLQEYGFTVDNVVSEFEKLLPKSVPDL; encoded by the coding sequence GTGCGACAGAGAGGAATAGACATTGACGAGCGGTGCGTGAACACGATTCGAACAATATCGATTGATGCGATCGAGAAGGCGGGATCGGGACATCCCGGCATGCCGATGGGGGCGGCCCCGATGGCTTATACGCTGTGGAGCAGGTTCATGAGCGTCAGTCCTGCGAATCCGGGATGGTGGAATCGGGATCGCTTCATTTTATCCGCTGGACATGGTTCGATGCTCTTATACAGTATGTTGCATTTATTCGGCTATGACTTATCCCTGGAGGAAGTAAGACAGTTCCGCCAATGGGGAAGCAGGACGCCCGGGCACCCCGAATATGGACATACCCCTGGAGTGGAGGCGACAACGGGACCTCTGGGCCAAGGCATTGCGATGGCAGTGGGCATGGCCATGACTGAGCGGCATCTGGCGGCTGTGTACAATCGGGACGGATTTCCGGTCATTGAACACGATACGTACAGCATCTGCGGAGATGGCGATCTGATGGAGGGCGTGGCGGCGGAAGCGGCTTCGCTGGCTGGACACCTGAAGCTAGGCCGACTTATTGTCATGTATGACTCCAACGATATATCGCTGGACGGCGAACTCTCGAAGTCGTTCACCGAGGATGTGGCGGCCCGCTTCCGTGCCTGCGGCTGGCAGGTGATTCGGGTCGATGACGGGAACGATCTCGAAGCGATTGCCCAAGCTCTGGCCGAAGCCAGAGCCAACGCGGAGCAGCCATCATTAATCGAGGTGAAGACGGTTATTGGCTACGGATCGCCTAATAAGGGAGGCAAGTCGGATGCGCATGGCGCCCCTTTAGGGCCGGATGAGGTCAGGTTGGTCAAGCAGCAGTATGACTGGCCTGCAGATGCCGAGTTTTATATTCCAGAAGAGGTGAAGGCCCATTTCCTTGAGCTGCAATTGAAGGGAGAACGCGCGGAACGGCAATGGAACGAGCTGTTCGTCCGATATGCGAATGCGTATCCGTCCCTCGCGGCACAGCTGCAATTGGCGATGGATGGTGACCTGCCGCCGGAGTGGGATTCCTTGGTTCCGGTGTATCGTGCAGGGGAAGACAAGCTGGCGACGCGCGCTTCCGGAAGCGAGACGCTGCAAGCACTGGCCAGCCGCGTTCCTCAGCTCCTGGGCGGATCCGCCGACCTGGCTTCGTCGAACAAGACGTTGCTGCAAGGCGAGGCGGACTTCAGCCCGACAGACTACAGCGGCCGCAACATCTGGTTCGGCGTGCGCGAATTTGCAATGGGCGCCGCGTTGAATGGCATGGCTTTACATGGCGGCGTCAAAGTGTTCGGAGCTACGTTCTTCGTCTTCTCCGATTACTTGCGCCCGGCGATTCGCTTGTCCGCGCTCATGAAGCTGCCTGTCGTGTATGTGTTCACCCACGACAGTATCGCGGTCGGCGAAGATGGGCCGACTCACGAACCGATCGAGCACCTGGCTTCCTTGCGTGCCATGCCGGATCTGTCTGTCTACCGTCCTGCGGATGGCAATGAGACGGCTGCCGCTTGGAAGCTGGCGCTGAGCAGCAAGAATCGTCCCTCTGTGCTCGTGCTTACACGGCAGGAGTTGCCTACGGTCGTTGATCAAGCGACTGCCGATGAAGGAGTAAGGCGCGGAGCTTACATCGTGGCTCAAGCGGCGGGGGAGCCTCACGGCCTATTATTGGCTTCGGGTTCCGAGGTGAGTCTGGCGCTTGATGCCCGGAAGGCGTTGGCGGCCAGAGGATGGCAGGTGGCGGTCGTCAGCATGCCGAGTTGGGACCGATTCGAGCAGCAACCGGACGATTACAAAGAAACGGTGCTGCCCGCCCAGGTCACGGCTCGGCTGGCAATAGAAATGGGCAGTTCCTTGGGCTGGAGCCGCTATACCGGTCTCGAGGGGAGCGTGCTCGCTATCGATCGATTCGGCGCATCGGCTCCTGCAGGCCGATTACTTCAGGAATATGGATTTACCGTCGATAATGTGGTGTCCGAATTCGAGAAGCTGCTTCCAAAAAGCGTCCCGGATCTTTGA
- the glpX gene encoding class II fructose-bisphosphatase has protein sequence MITNAERNDVAGQMHMDFLAVTQQAAIAAYPWIGKGCKQEADEAGTTAMRENMNRIGMCGRIVIGEGEMDEAPMLYIGELLGTGQGPRVDIAVDPVEGTSLMATGQDNAIAVIAASSEGSLLHAPDMYMKKLAVGPQAAGRIHLDWPMSENVLSVADALGKKVSDVTVMIQDRPRHKQLIRDVLDTGARVRLFSDGDVTGAIATAIEEYNVDMLAGTGGAPEGVLAAVALRCLGGDIQAQLLPQHDGEYERCIQMGLPQPGTILTLDDMVQSDDCLFVATGITDGMLLQGVRQRNGTALTHSFIAYGGSYAKFQFIESYH, from the coding sequence ATGATAACGAATGCGGAACGCAATGATGTGGCAGGCCAAATGCACATGGATTTTCTAGCGGTTACACAACAGGCAGCCATCGCCGCCTACCCCTGGATAGGCAAGGGATGCAAGCAGGAAGCAGACGAAGCGGGCACGACAGCGATGAGGGAGAACATGAACCGGATCGGCATGTGCGGACGGATCGTGATCGGCGAAGGGGAGATGGACGAGGCGCCGATGCTCTATATTGGGGAACTGCTTGGCACTGGGCAAGGGCCTCGAGTCGATATTGCCGTAGATCCTGTCGAAGGCACAAGCTTGATGGCGACGGGGCAAGACAACGCCATTGCCGTCATCGCCGCGTCTTCCGAAGGCAGTCTGCTCCATGCTCCCGATATGTATATGAAGAAATTGGCGGTGGGGCCGCAGGCGGCAGGCCGCATTCATTTGGACTGGCCCATGTCGGAGAATGTGCTCTCCGTAGCCGATGCTCTTGGCAAAAAGGTGTCCGATGTCACGGTCATGATTCAAGACCGTCCCAGACATAAGCAGTTGATTCGCGATGTGTTGGATACAGGAGCCAGAGTCCGCTTATTTTCCGATGGCGATGTGACAGGCGCCATTGCGACAGCGATTGAAGAATACAATGTGGACATGCTGGCGGGAACGGGAGGAGCGCCGGAAGGTGTGCTTGCCGCTGTGGCGTTGAGATGCCTCGGAGGTGATATTCAGGCTCAACTCCTTCCGCAGCATGACGGAGAGTATGAGCGATGTATACAGATGGGGCTGCCTCAACCCGGCACAATCCTGACTCTCGACGATATGGTACAATCGGACGACTGTCTGTTCGTTGCTACAGGCATTACGGATGGCATGCTTTTGCAAGGGGTGCGACAGAGGAACGGAACCGCGCTAACTCATTCTTTTATCGCTTACGGGGGCAGCTATGCGAAGTTCCAGTTCATTGAATCCTATCATTAA
- the pxpA gene encoding 5-oxoprolinase subunit PxpA — MYKIDINCDMGESFGAYRMGTDEEILPFVTSANIACGFHAGDPSVMRKTVAAALAHGAAIGAHPGLPDLAGFGRRNLDITPEEAYGIIVYQVGALSGFVKATGGNMRHVKPHGALYNMAAARRPLADAIARAIYDIDPKLILFGLSGSELVRAGEAIGLRTAHEVFADRTYQADGSLTSRREAHALITDTEQAVQQVVRMVREGVVRSMQGHDVAIQADTVCIHGDGAHALAFARSLRERLEEAEIAVQPVK; from the coding sequence ATGTATAAGATAGACATCAACTGCGATATGGGAGAAAGCTTCGGCGCCTATCGGATGGGAACGGATGAGGAGATTTTGCCGTTCGTCACCTCGGCGAATATTGCCTGCGGCTTCCATGCCGGCGATCCGTCGGTCATGAGGAAGACGGTGGCCGCGGCGCTTGCGCACGGGGCCGCCATCGGGGCGCATCCGGGATTGCCTGATCTGGCGGGCTTCGGCCGCCGCAATCTCGATATCACTCCGGAGGAAGCCTATGGCATTATCGTGTATCAGGTTGGCGCTTTATCCGGATTCGTCAAGGCGACAGGCGGGAACATGCGGCATGTCAAGCCGCACGGCGCCCTGTACAACATGGCTGCCGCCCGTCGGCCGTTGGCTGATGCAATCGCTCGCGCGATCTATGACATTGACCCGAAGCTCATCCTGTTCGGCCTGTCGGGCAGCGAATTGGTCCGGGCGGGGGAGGCCATAGGGCTTCGAACTGCGCATGAAGTATTTGCCGACCGGACGTACCAGGCGGACGGTTCATTGACCTCGCGCCGGGAAGCCCATGCGTTGATTACGGACACAGAGCAAGCGGTGCAGCAGGTTGTTCGCATGGTGCGGGAAGGCGTAGTCCGCTCTATGCAGGGCCATGACGTGGCGATACAGGCCGATACGGTCTGCATTCACGGCGACGGCGCTCATGCGCTGGCCTTTGCCCGCAGCCTTCGGGAGCGGTTGGAAGAGGCGGAGATTGCGGTTCAGCCTGTGAAGTAG
- the pxpB gene encoding 5-oxoprolinase subunit PxpB: MHVEEGAGMHFYPLGDAAVVVEFDTVIGPASHEQVRLLSLYLDHHPIPGMIEYVPAFTTVTVFYDPVAMRYAEAQAKLERAVAQTAEMRLDKQVRTVEIPVCYGGAFGPDLDDVAAHNRLTADEVVRIHSSAEYLVYMIGFAPGFPYLGGMPERIATPRRSSPRLAIPAGSVGIAGMQTGVYPIVTPGGWQLIGRTPVPLFRLDITPPTLLRAGDTIRFVPISEKEYEGWEGDAI; the protein is encoded by the coding sequence ATGCACGTCGAGGAGGGAGCAGGGATGCATTTTTATCCGCTCGGAGATGCCGCGGTCGTGGTGGAATTCGATACGGTCATCGGACCGGCATCTCATGAACAAGTCCGATTGTTGTCGCTATATCTCGATCATCATCCGATCCCTGGAATGATCGAATATGTCCCCGCTTTTACCACGGTGACGGTATTTTACGATCCAGTGGCGATGCGATATGCAGAGGCGCAAGCGAAGCTGGAGCGGGCCGTAGCGCAGACGGCAGAGATGCGGTTGGACAAGCAAGTGCGCACCGTCGAAATTCCGGTATGCTACGGCGGCGCATTCGGTCCCGATCTGGACGATGTCGCCGCGCATAACCGGTTGACGGCCGACGAGGTTGTGCGCATTCACAGCAGCGCCGAGTACCTGGTATATATGATCGGGTTTGCACCTGGATTTCCATATCTCGGCGGTATGCCGGAGCGGATTGCCACGCCGAGGCGCTCTTCCCCGCGTCTGGCGATTCCGGCGGGATCGGTCGGGATTGCCGGGATGCAGACGGGGGTCTATCCCATTGTCACGCCAGGCGGCTGGCAGTTGATCGGCCGGACGCCGGTTCCGTTATTTCGCCTGGACATAACCCCTCCGACCTTGCTAAGGGCGGGGGATACGATACGCTTCGTCCCGATATCCGAGAAGGAATACGAGGGCTGGGAGGGGGACGCGATATGA
- the dhaL gene encoding dihydroxyacetone kinase subunit DhaL → MNMTADDLKMYLTHVIAVIEENKDYLSELDRKLGDGDHGVTMSIGWQAIGEQLRGALKDEQDCAKICTVAGRAFLSAAGSSVGPLYAMGFLRGAKAIQNVAVLRNEDLVRFWVAFMEGIKERGKAEIGDKTMIDTLEPAVTVLQIRYRMTGEFRVAFADAVAAGRRGMEATKDIMSRKGRSSRLGERSLGIQDPGATSAFLILRAFLDTINAQVES, encoded by the coding sequence ATGAACATGACAGCGGATGATCTGAAGATGTATTTGACCCATGTTATCGCTGTAATAGAAGAGAATAAAGATTACTTATCCGAGTTAGATCGGAAGCTGGGCGACGGCGATCATGGGGTAACCATGTCGATCGGTTGGCAGGCCATCGGCGAACAATTGCGCGGTGCATTGAAGGACGAACAGGATTGCGCCAAGATTTGTACCGTTGCGGGACGCGCGTTCCTCTCCGCGGCAGGTTCTTCCGTGGGACCGCTCTATGCTATGGGGTTTCTGCGGGGCGCGAAGGCCATCCAGAACGTTGCGGTGCTGCGTAACGAGGATCTGGTGCGTTTTTGGGTTGCTTTCATGGAAGGAATCAAGGAGCGAGGGAAGGCGGAGATCGGCGACAAGACGATGATCGATACGCTGGAGCCAGCGGTCACCGTGCTCCAGATTCGTTACCGGATGACGGGCGAGTTCAGGGTTGCATTCGCCGACGCGGTAGCGGCGGGCAGACGCGGGATGGAGGCGACCAAGGATATAATGTCGAGAAAAGGAAGGTCGAGCCGGCTTGGGGAGCGTTCCCTGGGTATTCAAGATCCGGGAGCAACATCCGCTTTTCTGATTCTTCGCGCGTTCCTGGACACGATAAATGCCCAGGTCGAATCGTAA
- a CDS encoding biotin-dependent carboxyltransferase family protein: protein MSIRVETAGLLTTVQDSGRFGFQKYGVLASGAMDTVALRLANLLAGNQEGAAALEITLLGPKLVFDKAAVIALAGGNLSPAVDGVSLPLWRPVYIPAGKTLTFGRAVSGCRIYLAVAGGIHVPEVMGSRSTYLRAGMGGFCGRALQAGDVLETGASMLWRGMASDEAVVLPWGASHELRPPYQDDPVLRVVRGPEYYRFDEESRRKLWTERFRVTPQSDRMGYRLEGVPLALTEPLDMVSSAVGAGTIQVPPEGNPIVLLADRQTAGGYPRIAHVISVDLPLIAQVKPGGQIRFEEVALEEAQELYVMREHSIAQFRQGLALQAR, encoded by the coding sequence ATGAGCATCCGGGTTGAGACGGCAGGCCTGCTTACGACGGTACAGGATAGCGGACGCTTCGGATTCCAGAAATACGGCGTGCTGGCGAGCGGCGCCATGGATACGGTGGCGCTCAGACTGGCCAATCTTCTGGCTGGCAATCAGGAAGGGGCTGCGGCTCTGGAGATTACGCTATTAGGGCCCAAGCTTGTATTTGACAAGGCGGCCGTCATTGCCCTGGCGGGCGGGAATTTGTCCCCGGCCGTGGACGGTGTGTCCCTTCCGCTATGGCGGCCAGTCTATATACCTGCCGGCAAGACGCTCACCTTCGGCAGGGCGGTGTCCGGCTGCCGGATCTATCTTGCGGTCGCAGGCGGGATTCATGTCCCGGAGGTGATGGGCAGCCGCAGCACGTATTTGCGGGCCGGTATGGGCGGGTTCTGCGGACGGGCGCTTCAGGCGGGGGATGTGCTGGAGACGGGAGCGTCTATGTTATGGCGGGGCATGGCTTCGGACGAAGCCGTCGTGCTCCCGTGGGGGGCCAGTCATGAGCTTCGGCCGCCATATCAGGACGATCCGGTGCTGCGCGTGGTGAGAGGGCCGGAATATTATCGTTTCGATGAAGAGAGCAGACGGAAGCTCTGGACGGAGCGATTCCGCGTCACGCCTCAATCTGACCGGATGGGATACCGGCTGGAAGGCGTGCCGTTGGCATTGACAGAACCGCTGGACATGGTCTCGTCAGCCGTTGGCGCGGGCACGATTCAGGTGCCGCCGGAAGGCAACCCGATCGTGCTGCTGGCCGACCGGCAGACGGCAGGCGGATATCCGCGCATCGCGCATGTGATTAGCGTCGATTTACCGCTCATTGCCCAGGTGAAGCCGGGTGGGCAGATACGGTTCGAAGAGGTTGCTCTGGAGGAAGCACAGGAGTTATATGTGATGCGGGAGCACAGCATCGCTCAATTCAGGCAGGGACTGGCCCTGCAAGCCCGTTAG
- the rpiB gene encoding ribose 5-phosphate isomerase B, whose protein sequence is MKIGLGSDHNAYVMKEEIKAYVQTLGYEVHDYGCSSCTEVDYPDVAFRVAGDILSNKIARGILICGTGIGVAIAAGKVPGIRAALCHDTYSAERAQKSNDAQIMTMGAKVIGVELAKQIVKVYLQAEFTGGNSARKVQQINDKEQDFLKGAAYH, encoded by the coding sequence ATGAAAATCGGATTAGGTTCTGACCATAATGCGTATGTGATGAAAGAAGAGATCAAGGCGTATGTGCAAACGCTCGGTTACGAAGTGCATGATTACGGCTGCAGTTCCTGCACGGAGGTGGATTACCCGGACGTTGCCTTCCGGGTTGCCGGCGATATCCTCTCCAACAAGATCGCCAGAGGAATCTTGATATGCGGGACAGGTATCGGCGTGGCTATCGCCGCAGGCAAAGTCCCGGGTATTCGCGCTGCCTTGTGTCATGACACTTATTCAGCGGAACGGGCACAGAAGAGTAACGATGCGCAGATCATGACGATGGGCGCGAAGGTGATCGGCGTTGAGCTGGCCAAGCAGATCGTCAAAGTATATCTGCAAGCGGAGTTTACCGGCGGCAATTCGGCGAGAAAGGTTCAGCAGATTAATGATAAAGAGCAGGATTTCTTGAAAGGGGCTGCATACCATTGA